The genomic stretch CGCACTCGGTTATACTACATTCcaaatcaaatttaaatttatggTGTTTCTTTGTTTGGCGGAAACTGGTTATTGTTGACCAAGAAACTACAGAAATTTGTTCTTCTAGAAGATTCGAGAAATTGTCAATTTTATAAGTAGTCACCTCGGGACAAGATAGCCGTGACCATCGTTTCCCGCAGGGCGGGCGATTACACTGATTGCTTTAGCCACGACTGGTTATGAAAGATGGCAAACATAAGAGCATAAGAACATAAGTGCTGTAGTTTATGCTGGGAGGTCCATGGCGGTGCACGATGCTATGTTCTGGGTTTACAAATTGCAACAGAACCAATAAATGTGAATATGTTTTATCGGTCAGTAatatcaaaatgataggaaagGTATTGAATGTTATGCACCGTCAAATGCACAAAACACTGTTACTTTGCTAAAGGAAGGAGTCTAACtggcttcataaccattccactcttACAATTAACCATGCTTTTTACTTCACTCGTCTCAATGCAGAAATACTTAAACCAGTTCCAGTATCTGTCGATGTCAAGATCCGGTAATCATGACGTAAAGCAAGCTCTCCGTAGCTTTCAAAGTTTCGCCGGTCTTAATGTCACCGGACGCCTGGACAGAGCTACTGTCAAACAGATGAAGAAACCGCGCTGTGGTATGCCTgacggtggtggtggtggtggtgatcgGCTCCGACGTTATGCAACTTACAGTAAATGGAGGAGAACACACCTGACATACTTCATTCAACATGGAAGAGATCTCAGCCAGGGCCAACAGGATCGCATCTTTGCAAAAGCACTGAAGTATTGGGCTGATGTATCGggtttgtcttttgaaaaagtACGCAGTCCGCGATCAGCTGATCTTAAGATCAGGTTAGCTATCTTAAACTCGCGCtctgtttttttattgtacTATATATTACTTAATTTATTACTGATCGTTATAGTTAGAGCCGTTGTCCCGACGCAttgattgttgtttttaacaCCTGGACTTGTAGGATTCATTAATTCTTCAAGCAAAATAGACACAGTCTACAACATTCTTTTAACCAGGACTTTTTTAATTGCCTGCACTGTAGCTTTGGAACGAGACGTCACGGTGGTACAAGCGTAGAGGGAACATGTGGAAGCACGTTTGATGGACCGGGTAGGGTACTTGCTCACGCCTACTTCCCTTCAGATGGGCGCGCACATTTCGATGAGGATGAGACATACACTGACGGTacatcacgtggtacaaatctACTTTGGGTTGCTACTCACGAGTTTGGCCACTCACTTGGTTTGAAACACTCTGATGTGAGAGGTGCCATAATGTATCCTTATTACACTGGTTATGTCGCTAACATGAAGCTTCACTCAGATGATATACGAGGGATCCAGTCTCTTTATGGTATGTTTCCATTTAAGGTAGCTCGACCTAAACCTTTCTATTCAAATACTTACGAAATAAACGATGCCTAACTTATTTGTGCGGTAAAGATCagagtttcttaaaaaaaaatcagttttgtGGTAACTAAAAAACAGGGTCAAGCGACGTTAAGATATGTATTGACAATTATTATATAACGTTTAAGATATGCGTTTGGGATAGTTATTAATCGTcaaattgtcttttttgttgttgttgttttttttttgcatgaaaaaaataataataataaaatgggCTTCACTGTTACAGCTTCCTGGACTTTTAAACTTAAAAGTAAATTGAGCTCGAGAAGGATGCTTGTGATGTAAGTTTTATTGAGCATCCGGTTGGGATAAAAGATATGATTTATACAGGCAACTTAAATCAgtctttgttctgttttgttccaGGATCAGGAtcaggtggtggtggtggtggtggtaggtGGTACTTCATACGTTATTCATAACTGCTTTAGTCACAAAGTGTTTggtctaacaacaacaacaacaatcaagcTTTATTTACAGTATCACTTCATCAAAAATGCTCTTCCAGTGAGccgtttacataacaaaattttcaggGAAACTATACTACTgctaaattaattaattattaaattaattaatatatatatatatatatatatatatatatatatatatatatatatagaaagtaAACTTCTGTGTCGAATGAagatactaaaaataatgaaaaacgaaagtcttctttgcttttgcgctacgcgtttcaccgctgttgcggctcttcaggcatagcaaagtgtttttattaacttattacatcacagacgtaattgtaattacaattataattataatggctcttgtaattcgtagcacgcgcgaacaattagcgtaatttcaaataattaagaacgggtttatatttcaaaataaaaaacctctctttgttttttctcatgccctcggaggggctgagaatcttgtaaaacggaaagatagtaaactgaGGAGTCAATCCCGCCGCACATTCATCGATATGCTTACTGACTCCCAGCATACGTGTGTGCGGGtctctgatttgttgtttatgaactGTCACTCTATTTCTCAGGAAATAGAGAAATAGCGCGTGCTACGaattacaagagccattataattgtaattacaattacgtctgtgacgtaataagttaataaaaacactttgctatgcctcaagagccgcaacagcggtgaaacgcgtagagcaaaagcaaagaagactttcgtttttcattatttttagtatatatatatatatatatatatatatatatatatatatatatatatatatacacccgttttcaaaaaggttttcatatagagagatatatagatagatatatacttttgttttcttgcacgtgcgcccgtgtgcatttacacttgttattgtgcagcttgtgaaaaaacttggttcaacgataaattttcttttcgtcaggttctttgttccaatttgtcagttaaaaaaaaatgcacgagcactgtctgcaattctcgtgatttgcattctcttgaaaattaaagaatgaggaattcggtcacttgtagatcatataattgttgtcgttacaggagaagggaaaaaacatcaaagattttcatttttaaaacaacgcagatgaaatgaaaaaaatgtgttttcgaaaccgctgagaaggaagatgtgacggtggatgtccatattggatatgtgggaaggagcaacaatattatagcagttgattaaaacggactaagaCGATGACGAGGTTCGTAGAAGCAGACTTTATCGTAACCATGATAAAGTCATGTatcttaatgtctcaccttttttcgtgtaaaatcacggcctgtaaggcaatgtgtcattgaagacagaataaactttcggccacaaatgctttcaagttagtctacagtttctcttaagcacgcccctggacagcgcattttttaatacactccacacacgggcgcacgtgcaatatatatatatatatatacacccgttttcaaaaaggttttcatacagagagatatatagatagatatatacttttgttcctttgcacgtgcgcccgtgtgcatttttcacttgttattgtccaacttgtgaaaaactcggttcaacgataaattttttcgtcgtcgggttttttgttccattttgacgttgtcgttttgagttttttttttagaaaaatacatgcgccctacgatacaaatttgcaatggcgaattatataactgattttgggaatgaggaaaatatCCCacgaagcagccgatccgcgagttatacggcgtcaccgaattggtaggccaaatgccatggcatctgtagcaagtgacgaagcatttttattgatggagtgtattaaaaaaatgcGCTGaccaggggcgtgcttaagagaaactgtaaactaacttgaaagaatttgtggccgagagtgtATTCTCTCTTCAATGAGACGTTGCCTTTAACAGGCCGttattttacacgaaaaaaggtgataCATTAAGATATATGACCAGGTCATCATTGTTATGATAAAGTCTGCTTCTATGAACCTCGTCAACCtcttagtccgttttaatcaactggtacaatattgttgctccttcccacatatccaatatggacatCCACGGTCACCTCTTCCTTCTCAGCAGTTtggaaaacacattttttttcatttcatctgcgtttttccccttatcctgtaacgacaacattatatgacctacaagtgaccgaattcctcattttttaattttcaagagaatgcaaatcaagagaattgcagacaatattcgtccattattttttcaattgacaaattggaacaaagaacctgacgaacaaaaaaattatcgttgaaccgagtttttcacaagttggacaataacaagtgaaaaatgcacacgggcgcacgtgcaagagaacaaaagtatatatatctatctatatatctgtctgtatgaaaacctttttgaaaacgggtgtatatatatatatatatataacagtCATTTCAGTTGTGATGCGCGTGCGTTACCTTCGTAATTCAGCAATTTAAAAGTTCTGTACGTTAACGGCTAGTTAGTCACCCTGAAGAAGAtcactgaatgtgatcgaaatataggtggattgaaaggaaactgttttctgtcttcatttgtgattaagaTATATTTGTGTTTATGAGGACGGGAGAGAGAGATGCTTGGGAcaactttatatatatatatgtatattaaGAAAATCTATCCTATAATTAATTGCACAAAAATCAATCAACCTTAAAGGTACATTATATAACTAAAATAAATTCTATCTCAACTCCCTCAAGGCAATCCCTGGTTCAAGACAAAGCCGGGGCAGACTTGAACGAGTTGAGACTTATCTCGTCTTTAAGAACATTTTCTAGGCTATTCCACATGACTGCCCCCTATAGTTAAAAGCTCGCTTACCAGTTTCAGTACGGGGCCTTGGTAGAAAAATGTTGTTCGAGGCACCTCGATCGCGCAGAGAGACACCGCGTTAGTACCTATTGGTTTCTTTTAATGCCATCAATCTACATGCATGATCATGTAATGCGTATCCTAATACGTATAATGCAAAATTTCGTGAGAGAAACAGAATTTTTCGTCAGAATAATGTTTtaagcttaaacttaagctaaATTCTTAATCGCATGTTTACGGGTCACGGCGAAATTAATATAACGCACGATAAGTTAACCTTAGATTTCTTTAATGTACACATACTTAACACATTATATTTTCTTCACTAATTGTAGGATGCAGCGATAAAGATAGCCGTTGCCGATACTGGACAAGATACTGCCGTTCCAATGCATATGTTCAGAGAAACTGCAAAAAAACGTGCAGGCTCccctgctgaaaaaaaaaaatgaggttaGTAACTGCCAGCCACTTTTGAAGTGTTAAAATTCGTGCTGTGCCGCGAGGATGAGAagatttgaaaataaaagaaatgactTATCCACCCCGGCATCtcaaagcgtttttttttttttgactttttattttatttgaagcCGTCGTAACAACTTGTCTCACAGAATGTTGGTCATTGGATTTTAACGCCATAAACTGCATTATACGAAGTacattatagcggagctctcacGCGCGAAGctcgcgcagcggagcaccatgggtaagaaaatgttgTATCTACCCATCTgcgaaaatttggtaatcacgagCCCGTAAACAGACCgagagaccgtccgtccgcaccgcAGGCAtatcaatgtaaaataactcaaccaacaggtatggcaacccaaatgcaacacTAGGTTATTTTGGCgcgaaatcgcatagccacccacGTCTTAATGTGAAACATAGGCAGCtgaagagtcaataaagacgaaaacggaaagcggaaattgtttctgagtccgtgttgtctaaagtattaagctgaggtaaattgtcatgtccacaagtTTGGAATATAGGgaaaagaaagacagagaaaaagagaaagtaggcggcagagaaaaagggcgacagagatctagagcgagaagAATAACATGAAagttttgtagcggcggtgacaaaatgagaaatgctagcggccaccaatgcaaggagaaaatgagcggtagtgaaaaatgaaaagtgaacgagaacgcGTACGACATTTcccccataaaaaaaaaagttttgctttgtagtcgtgcaaaacaacggcaaagaaatgtaccaaaaaagtgtgctgcacgtgcaaagttgtttctttgctaattagacctcttgttgtttttcaccgttctctggcgttgccttcgcccataagcattacacgattttatattttgtttaaacaaactataaatagaatcgagagcttcgcttttagccgtggctaaatcttTATATTATACATTATAtgattttatatatatatatatatttctttttgcaGATTGAGGACAGAAAGGCAAAAGCAAATCAATTAATCTTAAGAAGCAGTATTTAGGAGCAATAGTATTAATTGACTGAATAAAAATGATTGCAATGCAACAAACATCTTTgccttttgattttctttttttgaccaAGTATATCCAACCAGAGGCCAATATCAATGTTACAGACGCGCTAAATAACAACTATTTCAATAATAAACAGCAAATTCTAAACTAAGCTCAAAAGATGCTGTTACTGAAATGAGTGTAGGTTACATAAGCACAATcaaattacaaatttttaacaatcaatgaaacatttttcaaataaagcaaaataaataattgCCCTCTCATAAAGTTTTTGGAAGAATCTGTCTTTATAAGCAAATCCAAGATGACCGTCGCTTCAGACTGCGTGATCGGATCCAACTATCGCAACATCCCCTAAAAGTTACGTATATATCTTGTAGAGCTGACTATCACTTGCTGTGTATTAGTAGCCAAGCAATGCAATAGGcggaaaattttattgacatgTGCTTAAAACAGAATATGGAATTTATTGAATGCGAAAGCCAAAGACGTGTTTCGTTGTTggggttgttgttgttgtttggggTAAGTGGTTCGtttaattgtttatttaattaattatttatttacttattcatTTACAAATGTTTCACCTCCGAAAATCTTGTCTATTTTACCCAGAGGACAATTAAGTTCTAATCTTTAAAAGTACCCCtggtatttaaaaatttaacattATCCAAGGGTACTGTGGTTCATTGTTATTAAATGCCAAActcttaaaaaatatatatatacatagaAAATCGGCGGGTCTAAAATACAGGTCACTTTTCCACAGGTCAGAGTACAGGTCATCATGGTACAGATAAATGAACAGCATTAAAAgcgtctcctagccctaatctctTAACAAAATGCTCTATTAAGATCGAGGGCAATGTTTGTGGTTTGGTAATTTATCGATGGAACAGTGACCGGTACTCTTGACTAGTGCAATGTGACCTGCACCTTAGACCTGGCAATTCATTTGTGATTAATTTTAGTtaacaaaaggaaataatatTCCAGGAAGGCATTTTAAGTCACGTTGCCAGCagctaaaaaaaatgcaacaaaagTTTAGAACGCGTTTACATAAGACGAGGGTCAACTCTCCACTGGACTGTGTTGGACGGGCGccatttttatcgttttcgaACAGCAACATGGCGGACATCATTATGAG from Porites lutea chromosome 1, jaPorLute2.1, whole genome shotgun sequence encodes the following:
- the LOC140934847 gene encoding matrilysin-like produces the protein MWTASLFAVVMLSALTVAKAEDEQDFALKYLNQFQYLSMSRSGNHDVKQALRSFQSFAGLNVTGRLDRATVKQMKKPRCGMPDGGGGGGDRLRRYATYSKWRRTHLTYFIQHGRDLSQGQQDRIFAKALKYWADVSGLSFEKVRSPRSADLKISFGTRRHGGTSVEGTCGSTFDGPGRVLAHAYFPSDGRAHFDEDETYTDGTSRGTNLLWVATHEFGHSLGLKHSDVRGAIMYPYYTGYVANMKLHSDDIRGIQSLYGSGSGGGGGGGCSDKDSRCRYWTRYCRSNAYVQRNCKKTCRLPC